The following are encoded in a window of Risungbinella massiliensis genomic DNA:
- the dtd gene encoding D-aminoacyl-tRNA deacylase, which translates to MRVLVQRVNQANVTVAGEITGAIHQGLLLFVGFSEGDTEHEVEQLAEKVVHLRIFEDEEEKMNHSLLDVGGSILSVSQFTLYGDCRKGRRPNFMKALCPTEAEGLWERFNQILRDKGVQVETGRFGAAMEVTLTNNGPVTLWLDSSDFASRSNK; encoded by the coding sequence ATGAGAGTACTTGTACAGCGTGTAAATCAAGCAAATGTGACTGTAGCAGGAGAAATAACAGGGGCGATCCATCAGGGGCTCCTGTTATTTGTTGGTTTTAGTGAAGGAGATACAGAACATGAAGTGGAGCAACTAGCAGAAAAAGTAGTTCACTTACGGATCTTCGAAGATGAAGAAGAGAAAATGAACCATTCTTTGTTAGATGTAGGTGGATCGATTCTGTCGGTGTCTCAGTTCACTTTGTATGGGGATTGTCGAAAAGGTCGTCGCCCTAACTTTATGAAAGCACTTTGCCCTACAGAAGCAGAAGGTTTATGGGAGCGATTTAATCAAATACTAAGGGACAAAGGAGTACAGGTAGAGACAGGACGATTTGGTGCTGCGATGGAAGTAACGCTAACCAACAATGGACCAGTCACCCTTTGGCTTGATTCTAGTGATTTCGCATCACGATCAAATAAGTAA
- the hisS gene encoding histidine--tRNA ligase — MTINIPRGTVDILPGEVELWSWMEQVAREVTQRNRYREIRTPIFEHTELFVRGVGDTTDIVEKEMYTFADRKDRSLTLRPEGTAGVIRSLVENKLYSQSPLVKLSYMGPMFRYERPQAGRQRQFHQFGIEAVGSTDPAIDAEVIALGMSFFDELGLQGIRAEINNVGNKEERQTYFQRLIEYFLPFEAELAADARSRLHRNPMRILDSKDPRTKEIAAGAPSILDFLSSESLADYETIQRYLTDMGVNYVLNDRIVRGLDYYTQVAFEYMIDLPGAQASTLGGGGRYNGLVQELGGPELPGVGFGIGLERIILALQDQKLQPPYPTGIDCYLIAMGEKAKEKVVPLLNQLRKMGLLAEMDYLDRKMKAQFKAADRENAKYVAILGDDELARQEIQVKNLATGEQESIAIEQLGSYLTTKK, encoded by the coding sequence ATGACTATTAATATTCCACGCGGAACGGTTGATATTTTGCCTGGTGAAGTAGAGTTATGGAGTTGGATGGAACAAGTAGCTCGTGAAGTAACACAGCGTAATCGCTATCGAGAGATTCGTACCCCTATCTTTGAACACACTGAACTTTTTGTTCGGGGTGTGGGTGACACCACAGATATTGTAGAAAAAGAGATGTACACCTTTGCCGATCGCAAAGATCGCTCTCTCACATTACGACCAGAAGGAACAGCAGGTGTCATCCGCAGTTTGGTAGAGAACAAACTATACAGCCAGTCTCCATTAGTAAAGCTTTCTTATATGGGGCCAATGTTCCGCTATGAGCGACCACAAGCGGGGAGACAACGGCAATTTCACCAGTTTGGGATTGAGGCAGTAGGGAGTACCGATCCTGCTATCGATGCCGAAGTGATTGCCCTTGGGATGAGCTTTTTTGACGAACTGGGGCTTCAAGGGATTCGAGCCGAAATCAATAATGTAGGGAACAAAGAAGAACGCCAAACTTATTTCCAACGACTGATAGAGTATTTTCTCCCATTCGAAGCCGAGTTAGCGGCAGATGCACGTTCACGACTACACCGCAACCCTATGAGAATCTTGGATAGCAAAGATCCTCGAACGAAGGAGATAGCGGCAGGTGCTCCTTCTATTCTAGATTTTCTCAGTTCGGAGAGTTTAGCGGATTATGAGACGATTCAACGCTATCTGACGGATATGGGTGTCAACTATGTCTTAAATGACCGTATTGTACGAGGTCTTGATTATTATACCCAAGTAGCTTTTGAGTACATGATTGACTTACCGGGTGCCCAAGCTAGTACGCTTGGAGGTGGTGGTCGCTACAATGGTCTCGTTCAAGAGCTCGGTGGTCCAGAACTACCAGGTGTTGGATTTGGGATTGGATTGGAGCGGATTATTCTGGCACTTCAAGATCAAAAATTACAACCTCCTTATCCTACCGGAATCGATTGCTATTTAATCGCAATGGGCGAGAAAGCAAAAGAGAAAGTGGTACCACTCCTGAACCAATTACGTAAAATGGGGCTTCTGGCAGAAATGGATTATCTTGACCGGAAAATGAAAGCACAATTTAAAGCAGCAGACCGAGAAAATGCCAAATACGTCGCAATTTTAGGTGACGATGAACTAGCACGCCAAGAGATTCAAGTGAAGAACTTGGCAACGGGAGAGCAAGAAAGTATCGCAATCGAACAATTAGGGTCTTATTTAACAACAAAGAAGTAG
- the tkt gene encoding transketolase, whose protein sequence is MKIDQKMVNTLRVLSIDQIEKAKSGHPGLPMGAAPMAYTVWAKHLKHNPQNPNWMNRDRFVLSAGHGSALLYSLLHLFGYDLSIEDLKQFRQWDSKTPGHPEYGHTVGVEATTGPLGQGISNAVGMAMAETHLAATYNRDGYPIMDHFTYVLCSDGDLMEGVSAEAASLAGHLKLGKLICLYDSNDISLDGELAHSFTENTLQRFESYGWQVIKVEDGNDIEAIHQAMEEAKKETARPTMIEVRTVIGYGSPNRAGSSEAHGKPLGAEESKLTRQSYEWEHEEDFHVPEEVQQESKRLVEAGKQAEAQWNQLWASYQEKYPQEAKSLEDAFAGVLPAGWEESLPTYQPTDKAIATRVASGNALQALTKSVPSLFGGSADLASSNNTEMKGAGVYHAEDYAGRNVWFGVREHGMGAALNGMMYHGGVKAFGATFLVFSDYLRPSIRLAAISKLPAIYVFTHDSVAVGEDGPTHEPVEQIPSLRLIPGLKVLRPADANETSAAWAYALSQTEHPSALILTRQNLPILPGTVGIDKETIAKGAYIVSPEKSRLDGILIATGSEVSLAVAAQAELEKEGIDVRVVSMPSVENFQAQDASYQEEILPSHITTRVALEATHPAGWYRYVGTKGEVIGIDRFGASAPGDLVMKEYGFHVENVVATLKRVKQK, encoded by the coding sequence ATGAAAATAGATCAAAAAATGGTTAATACACTTCGTGTACTCTCCATAGATCAAATTGAAAAAGCAAAATCAGGACATCCTGGTTTACCGATGGGTGCTGCACCGATGGCATATACGGTTTGGGCCAAACATTTGAAGCATAATCCACAAAATCCAAATTGGATGAACCGTGATCGCTTTGTACTCTCTGCCGGTCATGGCTCTGCATTGCTTTATAGTTTACTTCACCTGTTTGGCTATGATTTATCAATTGAAGATCTAAAGCAATTCCGTCAATGGGATAGTAAAACTCCAGGTCACCCTGAATACGGTCACACAGTTGGAGTAGAGGCAACGACTGGTCCACTTGGACAAGGTATTTCTAATGCTGTTGGGATGGCGATGGCTGAGACCCATTTGGCTGCTACATATAATCGTGATGGATATCCTATAATGGACCATTTTACTTATGTGCTTTGTAGTGATGGAGATCTAATGGAAGGTGTTTCAGCAGAAGCAGCTTCCTTGGCAGGACATCTTAAACTTGGCAAATTGATTTGTCTATATGATTCAAATGATATCTCCTTAGATGGCGAATTAGCACATTCTTTTACTGAAAATACGTTACAACGCTTTGAATCCTATGGCTGGCAAGTAATTAAGGTAGAAGATGGGAATGACATTGAAGCGATCCATCAGGCGATGGAAGAGGCGAAAAAAGAGACTGCTCGTCCTACGATGATTGAAGTACGCACTGTGATTGGGTATGGTAGCCCAAATCGTGCTGGATCTTCAGAAGCACATGGGAAACCACTCGGTGCAGAAGAGTCCAAATTGACCCGTCAAAGCTATGAGTGGGAGCATGAGGAAGATTTCCATGTACCAGAAGAAGTACAGCAAGAATCTAAGCGTCTGGTCGAAGCTGGTAAACAGGCAGAGGCACAATGGAATCAATTGTGGGCTTCTTATCAAGAAAAATATCCGCAGGAAGCAAAAAGTTTAGAAGATGCTTTTGCAGGAGTTTTACCAGCAGGATGGGAAGAATCTCTTCCTACTTATCAACCGACTGATAAAGCGATCGCAACTCGGGTAGCTTCTGGAAATGCCCTGCAAGCTCTAACTAAAAGCGTTCCTTCCCTCTTTGGTGGTTCCGCTGACTTGGCTTCATCCAATAACACAGAGATGAAAGGCGCAGGGGTTTACCATGCAGAAGACTATGCAGGACGTAATGTTTGGTTTGGTGTTCGGGAGCATGGTATGGGCGCTGCTTTAAATGGCATGATGTACCATGGTGGGGTAAAAGCTTTTGGTGCTACCTTCCTGGTCTTCTCTGACTATCTACGTCCATCTATTCGTTTGGCTGCAATCTCCAAACTTCCTGCGATTTATGTTTTTACACATGATAGCGTGGCAGTAGGGGAAGATGGGCCTACTCATGAGCCAGTTGAGCAAATTCCATCATTGCGCCTTATTCCAGGACTGAAAGTGCTTCGTCCCGCTGATGCCAATGAGACTAGTGCTGCCTGGGCGTATGCTCTTTCTCAAACAGAACATCCATCTGCGCTCATTTTAACTCGTCAAAATTTGCCAATTTTGCCAGGGACGGTCGGCATAGATAAAGAAACAATTGCCAAAGGGGCATATATTGTTTCACCAGAGAAGAGTCGATTAGATGGGATTTTAATTGCAACAGGTTCGGAAGTTAGTTTAGCGGTAGCTGCACAAGCAGAATTGGAGAAAGAAGGGATCGATGTTCGAGTAGTTAGCATGCCATCGGTTGAAAACTTCCAAGCCCAAGATGCGAGCTATCAAGAAGAGATACTACCATCTCACATAACAACAAGAGTGGCGCTCGAAGCTACTCATCCAGCTGGATGGTATCGTTATGTTGGAACCAAAGGTGAAGTGATCGGCATTGATCGCTTTGGTGCTTCTGCTCCTGGAGATCTTGTAATGAAAGAGTATGGTTTTCATGTGGAGAATGTGGTCGCTACGCTCAAACGTGTAAAACAGAAGTAA
- a CDS encoding YitT family protein, with amino-acid sequence MFRIMTQIFTIFLASVLLGVAYNMFFIPNKILSGGVTGLAMIIANFFPVNTGVMIFLLNIPIFLLGYFKLGRKFILYSAFSVAVTTIAMQYIPNYNVTSDQLLASVFGGVLGGIAIGLIFRSSGSTGGFDIISLIIRKKWDFPIGTLSFTFNLVVIVLSGFFYGWENALYTIIGIYALGRLIDVVHTGQLKVTITIISAKADLIKQQLLSTLHRGMTIWEAEGAYTEEKREVIMMVVTRYELSDIKNLVRKTDSHAFMNITETIDVVGSFRRD; translated from the coding sequence ATGTTTCGAATCATGACTCAAATATTCACTATTTTTCTCGCTTCTGTTTTGTTAGGTGTTGCTTATAATATGTTTTTCATCCCTAATAAAATTCTGAGCGGTGGAGTAACCGGTTTAGCAATGATCATAGCGAATTTCTTCCCGGTAAATACCGGAGTCATGATTTTTCTTTTAAACATTCCTATATTTCTTTTGGGATATTTCAAACTTGGGAGAAAGTTTATCCTGTATAGTGCGTTTTCAGTCGCTGTCACAACCATTGCCATGCAATATATTCCAAATTACAATGTTACATCAGATCAGCTTCTCGCTTCGGTGTTTGGTGGTGTTCTTGGAGGAATCGCTATCGGACTCATTTTCCGTTCGTCAGGTTCGACAGGAGGATTTGATATTATCTCCTTGATCATTCGAAAAAAATGGGATTTCCCGATAGGAACTTTAAGTTTTACTTTTAATTTAGTAGTGATTGTACTTTCTGGTTTCTTTTATGGATGGGAAAATGCGTTATATACGATTATTGGAATATATGCTTTGGGTCGATTGATTGATGTAGTTCATACTGGACAATTAAAGGTTACGATTACGATTATTTCTGCTAAAGCAGACCTAATCAAACAGCAATTGCTCAGTACATTACATCGTGGGATGACGATTTGGGAAGCGGAAGGGGCATATACAGAGGAAAAACGAGAAGTTATTATGATGGTGGTAACACGATATGAATTATCGGATATAAAGAATCTTGTTCGGAAAACGGATTCACATGCATTTATGAATATCACAGAAACAATAGATGTAGTGGGATCTTTTCGTAGAGACTAA
- a CDS encoding DUF423 domain-containing protein has protein sequence MKLFVVLGAINMALAVAIGAFGAHGLEGRVSEKMVDRWATGAHYHIIHAIALVAIGLLIAKFHDQASLLQTAGWFLFAGIVLFSGSLYTLVVTGVTKLGAVTPLGGLSFIIGWILVTIAAVKSSTS, from the coding sequence ATGAAACTATTTGTTGTGTTAGGAGCCATTAATATGGCATTAGCAGTTGCCATCGGTGCATTTGGAGCACATGGTTTAGAAGGACGCGTTTCAGAAAAGATGGTAGACCGTTGGGCCACAGGTGCTCACTACCATATTATTCACGCCATAGCTCTTGTTGCCATTGGACTTTTGATTGCCAAATTCCATGATCAAGCTTCTTTATTGCAAACAGCTGGATGGTTTTTATTTGCTGGGATCGTTTTATTCTCTGGCAGCCTTTATACTTTGGTTGTAACAGGTGTAACCAAATTAGGTGCAGTAACTCCCCTAGGTGGGCTCTCTTTTATTATCGGCTGGATTTTGGTTACCATTGCCGCAGTAAAATCGAGTACATCTTAG
- a CDS encoding acyl-CoA thioesterase, translating to MFKNDIIVRFNECDALGHVNNATYFTYFEEARTELFRLFNPELDTNSWNLIVASTYCDFLREVAYASKITVYTWISRLGNSSFEVEHAIQDHQKNWVARGKATLLGFDFNQKKAIPLTEEIRDALLQHTEGPENVPDLRN from the coding sequence ATGTTTAAAAACGACATTATCGTACGCTTCAATGAGTGTGATGCTTTAGGACATGTCAACAATGCCACTTATTTTACGTATTTTGAAGAAGCTAGAACAGAATTATTTCGATTGTTCAACCCGGAATTAGATACAAACTCTTGGAATCTCATTGTTGCTTCCACCTACTGTGATTTTTTACGTGAGGTGGCTTATGCTTCCAAAATTACTGTTTACACGTGGATTAGCAGACTGGGAAACTCGAGCTTCGAGGTGGAGCACGCTATACAAGATCATCAGAAGAATTGGGTCGCGCGAGGAAAGGCTACGTTGTTAGGCTTTGATTTTAATCAAAAAAAAGCTATTCCTTTGACAGAAGAGATCAGAGACGCGCTACTACAACATACCGAAGGTCCTGAAAATGTCCCTGATTTAAGGAACTAG
- a CDS encoding 5' nucleotidase, NT5C type — translation MRHLTLGVDIDGTIKDTHTAAVQVFNREFQKSYQPEEIKEFYLDRPYGLTREEGFSAWSRLETEIYDIGLPLQNAPNVLQKLAEQGHQIYYITARPDRDDIREVTSRWLQRHGFPFQADRLLMGSHQKEKVAKKVGVDLFFEDAPDYLENLIRDEVDVIISDCVYNRDYKPEHRRFTDWNQVYEIVEQKMQELEGKETK, via the coding sequence TTGCGACATTTGACATTAGGCGTAGATATTGATGGTACGATTAAGGATACTCATACTGCAGCAGTCCAAGTCTTCAACAGAGAGTTTCAAAAATCCTATCAACCTGAGGAAATTAAGGAATTTTATTTAGACCGTCCCTATGGTTTGACCAGAGAAGAAGGTTTTTCTGCTTGGTCACGATTGGAGACGGAGATATACGATATTGGGCTTCCTTTACAAAATGCTCCTAATGTTCTCCAAAAGTTAGCAGAACAAGGACATCAGATCTATTACATAACTGCACGTCCAGATCGTGATGACATTCGCGAAGTAACTTCTAGATGGCTACAGCGTCATGGCTTTCCTTTTCAAGCTGATCGGCTTCTCATGGGTTCGCACCAAAAAGAAAAAGTAGCGAAAAAAGTAGGAGTTGACCTCTTTTTTGAAGATGCCCCTGATTATCTAGAGAATCTGATTCGAGACGAAGTGGACGTGATTATTTCGGATTGCGTTTATAATCGGGACTATAAACCAGAACATCGTCGGTTTACAGATTGGAATCAGGTATATGAAATCGTGGAACAGAAAATGCAAGAGCTTGAAGGGAAAGAGACGAAATAG
- the aspS gene encoding aspartate--tRNA ligase, with the protein MSVYRTHFCGELTKEHQESQVTINGWVHSRRDLGGLIFLDIRDRSGVVQVVFHPENTPEAAAIADQVRTEYVVSITGKVVARSEKTVNPQMKTGEIEIIASDIHVFNSAKTPPFQIKDRVEVDESIRLKHRYLDLRRPKMQDSMIIRHKAMQSFRRFLDQRGFLEMETPILTKSTPEGARDYLVPSRVHAGEFYALPQSPQLFKQLFMVAGMERYFQIARCFRDEDLRADRQPEFTQLDMEVSFLPLDEFFSLLEEMIATLFQDVLGVQIPTPFPRMPYQEAMDRYGSDKPDIRFGMELIDLSDVFQATEFKVFRSTLDNAGQIKAINVKGQDGWSRKEIDEWGKVANHLGAKGLAWLAFKEEEVKGSIAKFVTPEELARLKEKTGAETGDLLFFVADKPAVVADVLGGLRLRLGKELDLIDQSQFAFTWITEFPLLEYSEEDGRYYAMHHPFTMPMVEDIPLLKTEPGRVRAQAYDMVLNGYEIGGGSQRIYQREVQEMMFEALGITPEEAKEKFGFLLEAFEYGAPPHLGVAFGVDRIVMIMAGRNNLREVIAFPKTASATDLMTEAPSVVAEDQLEDLHIAIRPQNK; encoded by the coding sequence ATGTCGGTATACCGCACCCATTTTTGTGGGGAGCTAACCAAAGAACATCAAGAATCTCAGGTTACGATTAACGGTTGGGTACATAGTCGTCGTGACTTAGGTGGACTTATCTTTTTAGATATTCGGGACCGTAGCGGGGTTGTCCAAGTGGTATTTCATCCAGAAAACACTCCAGAAGCAGCTGCGATTGCAGATCAAGTACGGACAGAGTATGTAGTATCCATCACAGGAAAAGTAGTGGCACGTTCAGAGAAAACGGTCAATCCTCAGATGAAAACAGGAGAGATTGAGATCATCGCCTCTGATATTCATGTGTTCAATAGTGCCAAGACACCACCATTTCAGATAAAAGATCGTGTTGAAGTGGACGAATCAATTCGTCTTAAACATCGTTACCTTGACCTTCGACGTCCCAAAATGCAAGATTCCATGATAATTCGCCATAAAGCGATGCAGTCGTTCCGCCGTTTCTTGGATCAACGTGGGTTCTTGGAGATGGAGACCCCAATTCTGACCAAGAGTACACCAGAGGGAGCTAGAGATTATCTCGTACCAAGTCGGGTACACGCAGGGGAGTTTTATGCACTTCCTCAATCGCCACAGCTTTTTAAACAATTGTTTATGGTTGCAGGTATGGAGCGTTATTTCCAAATTGCCCGTTGTTTCCGCGATGAAGACTTACGCGCAGACCGTCAGCCGGAGTTTACTCAGTTGGACATGGAAGTTTCCTTCCTGCCATTAGATGAGTTTTTCTCCCTATTGGAAGAAATGATTGCTACCTTATTCCAAGACGTGCTCGGTGTGCAAATTCCGACACCATTCCCACGGATGCCTTATCAAGAAGCAATGGATCGTTATGGCTCAGACAAACCAGACATCCGGTTTGGCATGGAGTTGATTGATCTATCTGACGTTTTCCAAGCAACAGAGTTCAAAGTATTCCGCAGTACGTTGGACAACGCAGGACAGATCAAAGCGATCAATGTAAAAGGGCAGGATGGCTGGTCTCGTAAAGAAATCGATGAGTGGGGCAAAGTAGCAAATCACCTTGGAGCAAAAGGTCTTGCTTGGCTCGCTTTCAAAGAGGAGGAAGTAAAAGGGTCGATTGCCAAGTTTGTTACTCCAGAGGAATTAGCTAGGCTAAAGGAAAAAACAGGAGCAGAAACTGGAGACCTCCTCTTCTTTGTGGCGGACAAACCGGCAGTAGTAGCTGATGTCCTCGGCGGACTGCGTTTGCGTCTGGGGAAAGAGCTTGATCTGATCGATCAGAGCCAATTTGCTTTTACCTGGATCACGGAGTTCCCTCTACTGGAATACTCAGAAGAAGATGGACGCTATTATGCTATGCATCATCCATTTACGATGCCGATGGTAGAAGATATTCCTCTTCTAAAAACAGAGCCAGGTCGTGTCCGCGCCCAAGCCTACGATATGGTATTAAATGGTTATGAAATTGGTGGGGGAAGCCAACGTATCTATCAGCGAGAAGTTCAAGAAATGATGTTTGAAGCGCTAGGCATTACTCCTGAAGAGGCGAAAGAGAAGTTTGGATTCTTGCTGGAAGCATTTGAATATGGGGCACCACCACATTTGGGCGTCGCATTTGGTGTAGACCGGATTGTGATGATTATGGCTGGACGCAACAATCTACGAGAAGTAATCGCCTTCCCTAAAACAGCGAGTGCTACAGACCTTATGACAGAGGCTCCATCAGTAGTAGCGGAAGATCAATTGGAAGATCTTCACATTGCAATCCGTCCACAAAATAAATAA
- a CDS encoding RelA/SpoT family protein: MIDKTIFGYGDDTYMLKERLLEKTSYLTSEDQAEIARAYDYAEKAHEGQFRRSGEPYIIHPVEVTIILTELSMDRETLIAGLLHDVVEDTGVTLEEIGQEFGDTIAHLVDGVTKLKNLKFRSSAENQAENFRKMFLAMAKDDRVIICKLADRLHNLRTLQHMPEEKQKKKAKETLEIFAPLAHRLGISKIKWEMEDLSLRYLDSPQYYRIVSLMKKKRAERERLVQEIIGVLSEKLAEQNVEVESISGRPKHIYSIYRKMKSQHKQFNEIFDLLAIRVIVRETSSCYAALGLVHTIWKPMPGRFKDYIAMPKPNDYQSLHTTVLGPRGEPVEVQIRTVKMHRTAEYGIAAHWIYKELGNGNTQRKKYWINKMVEEQEGRDAQEFVEGVKMDWFTDTVFVFTPKTDVIELPNGACPLDFAYRIHTEIGNKCIGAMVNDKIVPLDYKLKTGDKVHIITSKHSYGPSKDWIKIVGTSHARHKIRSWFKNQVKEDNFLKGKEMLEKQILQTRPSVNLTDILSSKNLQQVIQKFKSQDVNELYSGIAFSVYSVQSVADYLLELAGFEVDMVEKIVKNPPKKSKSKIGIHVKGIDNVLVRLSRCCNPVPGESIGGFITRGRGVTVHRLDCPNLSAVEPERLVDVDWEEPDGDGKKSYQVDIEVAGLDRNGLLNEVLRVVENTRAACYAVNAKVQPKGFAHINLTVAIHNRNHLDSLVDRVKGVRDVHSVRRIIQ, translated from the coding sequence ATGATAGATAAAACTATTTTTGGGTATGGTGATGATACTTATATGTTAAAAGAGAGGTTGTTGGAAAAGACATCCTACTTAACATCCGAAGATCAAGCAGAGATTGCTCGTGCTTATGATTATGCAGAAAAAGCTCATGAAGGCCAGTTTCGACGGTCTGGTGAGCCTTATATTATACATCCAGTTGAAGTAACGATCATCCTGACGGAGTTAAGTATGGATCGTGAGACATTGATAGCTGGTCTGTTACACGATGTAGTAGAAGATACTGGAGTTACGTTAGAGGAAATTGGCCAAGAGTTTGGAGACACCATTGCACATTTGGTTGATGGAGTGACAAAGTTAAAGAATTTGAAGTTTCGTTCAAGTGCAGAAAACCAAGCAGAGAACTTTCGGAAAATGTTCTTGGCGATGGCAAAAGATGACCGGGTTATTATTTGCAAACTAGCGGACCGTTTGCATAATTTACGTACACTCCAACATATGCCAGAAGAGAAACAAAAGAAAAAAGCCAAAGAGACACTTGAGATCTTTGCGCCACTCGCACACCGTTTGGGGATTTCTAAAATTAAGTGGGAGATGGAAGATCTCTCTTTGCGTTATTTGGACTCTCCTCAGTATTATCGAATTGTTTCTCTCATGAAGAAGAAACGGGCGGAACGTGAACGATTGGTTCAAGAAATTATTGGTGTTTTGTCGGAAAAGTTAGCAGAACAAAATGTAGAAGTAGAGTCGATCTCAGGTAGACCAAAACATATTTATAGTATCTATCGAAAGATGAAATCACAGCATAAGCAATTCAATGAGATTTTTGATTTACTTGCCATTCGGGTCATAGTACGGGAAACCTCTAGTTGTTACGCTGCTCTGGGTCTAGTGCATACCATCTGGAAACCGATGCCAGGTCGCTTCAAAGACTATATTGCTATGCCCAAACCAAATGATTACCAATCCTTACACACAACCGTTTTAGGACCACGTGGAGAGCCGGTTGAGGTACAGATTCGAACAGTCAAAATGCATCGAACGGCTGAATACGGGATTGCTGCACATTGGATCTACAAGGAATTGGGAAATGGAAATACTCAACGCAAAAAATATTGGATTAATAAAATGGTGGAAGAACAAGAAGGTCGAGATGCACAAGAATTTGTAGAAGGCGTCAAGATGGACTGGTTTACGGACACCGTTTTTGTGTTTACTCCAAAAACAGATGTAATCGAATTACCAAATGGGGCATGTCCGCTTGATTTTGCTTATCGGATTCATACAGAGATCGGAAACAAATGCATCGGAGCGATGGTAAATGACAAGATCGTCCCACTTGATTACAAACTGAAAACGGGAGATAAGGTCCATATTATTACGTCCAAGCATAGTTATGGTCCTTCCAAGGATTGGATCAAAATTGTTGGAACCTCTCATGCTCGCCATAAGATTCGCAGTTGGTTCAAAAACCAAGTAAAAGAAGATAATTTCCTCAAAGGCAAAGAGATGTTAGAAAAACAAATCCTCCAAACCAGACCGAGTGTTAACCTGACAGACATTCTCTCCTCCAAAAATTTGCAACAAGTGATTCAGAAGTTTAAATCACAAGATGTGAATGAACTGTATTCAGGGATCGCATTTAGTGTTTACTCCGTTCAGTCCGTTGCGGACTACCTTTTGGAGTTAGCTGGATTTGAAGTGGATATGGTGGAAAAAATTGTGAAGAATCCACCGAAAAAGTCGAAATCTAAGATCGGCATCCATGTAAAAGGAATTGATAATGTACTTGTGCGGCTTTCACGTTGTTGTAATCCCGTACCAGGTGAAAGCATTGGTGGGTTTATCACACGTGGTCGAGGAGTTACCGTTCACCGATTAGATTGCCCTAACTTATCTGCTGTTGAGCCCGAACGGCTGGTTGACGTGGATTGGGAAGAACCTGATGGAGATGGAAAGAAATCTTATCAGGTAGATATAGAGGTTGCAGGACTGGATCGAAATGGTTTACTAAATGAAGTGTTACGAGTTGTAGAAAATACTCGAGCAGCTTGTTATGCTGTTAATGCAAAAGTGCAACCTAAAGGCTTTGCACATATCAATCTCACGGTTGCCATTCATAACCGAAACCATTTAGACTCGCTTGTTGATCGCGTCAAAGGGGTACGAGATGTACACAGCGTAAGAAGGATCATTCAATAA
- the cdaS gene encoding sporulation-specific diadenylate cyclase CdaS, with translation MDSIELELSNSIKSDLIKNLNQITLDIQQIMGKIEHKGCCILNEFEQVHRVFSDLHMTAGSYYLNAYLSPFTDQFNEISTAVQHLSERNHGAIIAIERNDSLDSLIHSGTHINATLSCPLLESIFYPGSPLHDGAVLVKKNNLVSAGNVLPLSRAYTGKQKLGTRHRAAIGLSEISDALVLIVSEETGRISFSFKGELFPVHPGGLV, from the coding sequence ATGGATTCCATTGAACTTGAATTATCCAATTCAATCAAATCAGATTTAATCAAAAACCTAAACCAAATTACGCTAGACATTCAACAAATTATGGGAAAGATTGAACATAAAGGCTGTTGCATTTTAAATGAATTTGAACAGGTTCATCGTGTATTTAGCGATCTACATATGACAGCTGGATCTTACTATCTAAATGCATATTTATCCCCTTTCACTGATCAATTTAACGAGATATCTACAGCGGTTCAGCATCTTTCGGAGCGTAATCATGGTGCAATCATTGCAATTGAAAGGAATGACTCATTGGATTCATTGATTCATTCTGGAACACATATTAATGCAACGCTTTCATGTCCTTTATTAGAGTCTATTTTTTATCCTGGCAGCCCTCTTCACGATGGTGCAGTATTAGTTAAAAAGAATAACCTGGTGTCAGCCGGAAATGTACTTCCATTATCAAGAGCTTATACAGGTAAGCAGAAGCTCGGAACAAGACATAGAGCGGCAATTGGTTTATCCGAGATCAGTGATGCCCTCGTACTAATCGTTTCAGAAGAAACAGGGAGAATCTCGTTTTCGTTTAAAGGAGAACTATTTCCAGTACACCCTGGAGGGCTTGTTTAG